In Primulina huaijiensis isolate GDHJ02 chromosome 6, ASM1229523v2, whole genome shotgun sequence, a single window of DNA contains:
- the LOC140978949 gene encoding nodulin homeobox isoform X1, translating to MKSSRDEASTSTELINTSSRGRAEPVLDLVAAVNTLHELSAQQLSKLIKDSGNSIIQYVAEDGSQCQIDVEKFARYLPLHLIAVIMAWERDKSTFKYLLCGILLLHSMCDLASRVPKIEQILLDDVKVSEQLIDLVFYLLVVLGAYRKDHRHTPNDMVLLHSALVACSLKLLTVIVSPQYQEVAQVLTSYYKVDVFMEATFTAVHKDIKFLQSRLSAEHVESSANTSPTAEETLNHLCQQCDSSLQFLQSLCQQKLFRERLVKNKELCGNGGVLVLAQAVMSLNISSLYDTFSSYMTSVSRLKSKALSILLHLCEAESVSYLDEVANTPRSQDLAKSIALQVLELLKKLFGIDHDKSNVSSEKIYPKGQLELNAMRLADVFSDDSNFRSFIMINFTEALAAIFLFSHGEFLSSWCSSDLPVCEDDVTLDVPRASYAHQRTSLLIKMIANLHCYVPDVCRDEKGLFLNKFVQFFQMESQNLSNGCSYAFDAGKTTTVTKSLCSLLSHAESLVPRFLNEDDVQLLRFFIRQFESLILPAPCEDNQGKVALTHDNGSSDMNECMVKNITTLEGDRIDAKGNGNDQSTEGERKCGITEQGKPSGTSVNLGEVERDSRTVETSGSDSSPTRGKNHIDQMDVDHFKGGVFGETQDDSKVEALHSDEKQQRKRKRTVMNDRQIALIESAIVDEPDMHRNSALLQLWAEKLSFHGAEVTTSRLKNWLNNRKAKLARAAKDVRVACEGDNLDKQGGSGISLQLNSPHSPVDSSFVPSASRGNFGNEVIDCTPRVSIDEHFGTSLAATKDVILPSTPLELGQFVTIMGEKTEEIGKGKVLYM from the exons ATGAAATCATCGAGGGATGAAGCTTCCACCAGCACTGAGCTGATAAACACTTCGTCAAGAGGACGAGCTGAGCCA GTTCTTGATTTAGTTGCTGCTGTAAATACACTGCACGAGCTTAGCGCTCAACAGCTTAGCAAACTAATAAAGGATTCCGGGAACAGCATTATCCAATATGTTGCTGAAGATGGATCACAGTGTCAG ATTGATGTGGAAAAATTTGCAAGATATCTTCCTTTGCACCTTATTGCAGTGATTATGGCTTGGGAAAGGGACAAGTCCACTTTCAAGTACTTGTTATGTGGTATTCTTCTGCTGCATTCCATGTGTGATCTTGCATCTCGAGTGCCTAAGATTGAGCAG ATACTGCTTGACGATGTGAAAGTATCAGAACAGCTAATTGATCTTGTCTTTTATCTATTAGTTGTCCTTGGTGCTTACAGAAAG GACCATCGCCACACTCCCAATGACATGGTTCTCTTGCACTCAGCCCTTGTTGCTTGCAGTTTGAAATTGTTAACAGTGATAGTTTCTCCACAATACCAAGAGGTTGCTCAAGTGTTGACTTCATATTACAAG GTTGATGTGTTTATGGAAGCCACATTTACCGCAGTTCATAAagatatcaaatttcttcaGTCCAGGCTGTCTGCTGAACATGTTGAGTCATCTGCAAACACTTCCCCCACTGCGGAAGAGACATTGAATCATCTTTGCCAACAATGTGACTCCTCTCTCCAGTTTTTGCAGTCTTTATGTCAACAAAAGTTGTTTCGCGAGCGCCTTGTTAAGAACAAG GAGTTATGTGGCAATGGAGGGGTTCTCGTACTAGCTCAAGCTGTGATGAGCTTAAACATATCATCATTGTATGACACATTCTCCTCTTATATGACTTCTGTCTCTCGCTTGAAGTCTAAAGCTCTATCTATT CTCTTGCACCTTTGTGAAGCAGAAAGTGTGTCCTACCTGGACGAGGTTGCCAACACTCCTAGAAGTCAGGATTTGGCGAAGTCTATTGCATTACAG GTTCTTGAGTTACTGAAGAAATTATTTGGTATTGATCATGATAAGTCAAATGTTTCCTCTGAGAAAATATACCCAAAAGGGCAACTGGAACTGAACGCCATGCGCCTGGCAGATGTCTTCTCTGACGATTCAAATTTCCGATCTTTCATTATGATAAACTTT ACTGAAGCATTGGCAGCAATCTTTTTATTCTCACATGGAGAATTTTTATCTAGTTGGTGTTCATCAGATCTCCCAGTTTGTGAAGATGATGTGACTCTAGA TGTACCTCGGGCTTCTTATGCGCATCAGAGGACATCCTTATTGATCAAAATGATCGCAAATCTTCATTGTTATGTTCCGGATGTATGTCGAG ATGAGAAGGGTCTCTTTCTCAACAAGTTTGTTCAGTTCTTTCAAATGGAAAGCCAGAATCTATCCAATGGATGCTCATATGCATTTGATGCTGGAAAAACTACAACTGTCACCAAGAGCTTGT GTTCACTGCTGAGTCATGCAGAATCATTAGTTCCTCGATTTTTAAATGAAGATGATGTGCAGCTTTTAAG GTTCTTTATACGTCAGTTTGAATCTTTGATTCTTCCTGCTCCATGTGAAGATAATCAG GGCAAAGTGGCTCTGACTCATGACAATGGTAGCAGTGACATGAACGAATGCATGGTGAAGAATATCACAACCCTAGAGGGAGACCGAATAGATGCCAAAGGGAATGGAAATGATCAATCTACTGAGGGGGAAAGGAAATGTGGGATTACAGAACAGGGTAAACCAAGTGGGACCTCTGTAAATTTGGGAGAAGTAGAAAGGGACAGTAGGACAGTTGAAACAAGTGGTTCCGATTCTAGCCCCACCCGAGGAAAAAATCATATCGATCAGATGGATGTTGATCACTTCAAGGGAGGTGTGTTTGGAGAAACTCAGGATGATTCAAAGGTCGAAGCTCTACATTCTGATGAGAAGCAGCAAAGGAAACGCAAGCGGACTGTAATGAATGATAGACAGATAGCACTTATTGAGTCTGCTATTGTAGATGAACCAGACATGCATCGTAATTCAGCTTTGTTACAACTCTGGGCTGAAAAATTAAGTTTTCAC GGCGCGGAGGTGACTACTTCAAGGCTCAAAAATTG GCTTAATAACCGAAAGGCGAAGCTCGCTCGTGCTGCTAAGGATGTTCGTGTAGCATGCGAAGGGGACAATCTTGACAAACAAGGTGGGTCTGGAATTTCACTTCAGTTAAACTCGCCTCACAGTCCCGTGGACAGTTCTTTTGTACCATCTGCTTCCAGAGGGAATTTTGGCAATGAAGTTATTGATTGTACACCTAGGGTTAGCATTGACGAACACTTTGGGACTTCGCTTGCAGCTACTAAGGATGTTATCTTACCAAGTACGCCTTTGGAGCTCGGACAATTCGTGACAATCATGGGTGAAAAAACAGAGGAGATTGGGAAGGGTAAAGTGTTGTATATGTGA
- the LOC140978949 gene encoding nodulin homeobox isoform X2, with the protein MVLLHSALVACSLKLLTVIVSPQYQEVAQVLTSYYKVDVFMEATFTAVHKDIKFLQSRLSAEHVESSANTSPTAEETLNHLCQQCDSSLQFLQSLCQQKLFRERLVKNKELCGNGGVLVLAQAVMSLNISSLYDTFSSYMTSVSRLKSKALSILLHLCEAESVSYLDEVANTPRSQDLAKSIALQVLELLKKLFGIDHDKSNVSSEKIYPKGQLELNAMRLADVFSDDSNFRSFIMINFTEALAAIFLFSHGEFLSSWCSSDLPVCEDDVTLDVPRASYAHQRTSLLIKMIANLHCYVPDVCRDEKGLFLNKFVQFFQMESQNLSNGCSYAFDAGKTTTVTKSLCSLLSHAESLVPRFLNEDDVQLLRFFIRQFESLILPAPCEDNQGKVALTHDNGSSDMNECMVKNITTLEGDRIDAKGNGNDQSTEGERKCGITEQGKPSGTSVNLGEVERDSRTVETSGSDSSPTRGKNHIDQMDVDHFKGGVFGETQDDSKVEALHSDEKQQRKRKRTVMNDRQIALIESAIVDEPDMHRNSALLQLWAEKLSFHGAEVTTSRLKNWLNNRKAKLARAAKDVRVACEGDNLDKQGGSGISLQLNSPHSPVDSSFVPSASRGNFGNEVIDCTPRVSIDEHFGTSLAATKDVILPSTPLELGQFVTIMGEKTEEIGKGKVLYM; encoded by the exons ATGGTTCTCTTGCACTCAGCCCTTGTTGCTTGCAGTTTGAAATTGTTAACAGTGATAGTTTCTCCACAATACCAAGAGGTTGCTCAAGTGTTGACTTCATATTACAAG GTTGATGTGTTTATGGAAGCCACATTTACCGCAGTTCATAAagatatcaaatttcttcaGTCCAGGCTGTCTGCTGAACATGTTGAGTCATCTGCAAACACTTCCCCCACTGCGGAAGAGACATTGAATCATCTTTGCCAACAATGTGACTCCTCTCTCCAGTTTTTGCAGTCTTTATGTCAACAAAAGTTGTTTCGCGAGCGCCTTGTTAAGAACAAG GAGTTATGTGGCAATGGAGGGGTTCTCGTACTAGCTCAAGCTGTGATGAGCTTAAACATATCATCATTGTATGACACATTCTCCTCTTATATGACTTCTGTCTCTCGCTTGAAGTCTAAAGCTCTATCTATT CTCTTGCACCTTTGTGAAGCAGAAAGTGTGTCCTACCTGGACGAGGTTGCCAACACTCCTAGAAGTCAGGATTTGGCGAAGTCTATTGCATTACAG GTTCTTGAGTTACTGAAGAAATTATTTGGTATTGATCATGATAAGTCAAATGTTTCCTCTGAGAAAATATACCCAAAAGGGCAACTGGAACTGAACGCCATGCGCCTGGCAGATGTCTTCTCTGACGATTCAAATTTCCGATCTTTCATTATGATAAACTTT ACTGAAGCATTGGCAGCAATCTTTTTATTCTCACATGGAGAATTTTTATCTAGTTGGTGTTCATCAGATCTCCCAGTTTGTGAAGATGATGTGACTCTAGA TGTACCTCGGGCTTCTTATGCGCATCAGAGGACATCCTTATTGATCAAAATGATCGCAAATCTTCATTGTTATGTTCCGGATGTATGTCGAG ATGAGAAGGGTCTCTTTCTCAACAAGTTTGTTCAGTTCTTTCAAATGGAAAGCCAGAATCTATCCAATGGATGCTCATATGCATTTGATGCTGGAAAAACTACAACTGTCACCAAGAGCTTGT GTTCACTGCTGAGTCATGCAGAATCATTAGTTCCTCGATTTTTAAATGAAGATGATGTGCAGCTTTTAAG GTTCTTTATACGTCAGTTTGAATCTTTGATTCTTCCTGCTCCATGTGAAGATAATCAG GGCAAAGTGGCTCTGACTCATGACAATGGTAGCAGTGACATGAACGAATGCATGGTGAAGAATATCACAACCCTAGAGGGAGACCGAATAGATGCCAAAGGGAATGGAAATGATCAATCTACTGAGGGGGAAAGGAAATGTGGGATTACAGAACAGGGTAAACCAAGTGGGACCTCTGTAAATTTGGGAGAAGTAGAAAGGGACAGTAGGACAGTTGAAACAAGTGGTTCCGATTCTAGCCCCACCCGAGGAAAAAATCATATCGATCAGATGGATGTTGATCACTTCAAGGGAGGTGTGTTTGGAGAAACTCAGGATGATTCAAAGGTCGAAGCTCTACATTCTGATGAGAAGCAGCAAAGGAAACGCAAGCGGACTGTAATGAATGATAGACAGATAGCACTTATTGAGTCTGCTATTGTAGATGAACCAGACATGCATCGTAATTCAGCTTTGTTACAACTCTGGGCTGAAAAATTAAGTTTTCAC GGCGCGGAGGTGACTACTTCAAGGCTCAAAAATTG GCTTAATAACCGAAAGGCGAAGCTCGCTCGTGCTGCTAAGGATGTTCGTGTAGCATGCGAAGGGGACAATCTTGACAAACAAGGTGGGTCTGGAATTTCACTTCAGTTAAACTCGCCTCACAGTCCCGTGGACAGTTCTTTTGTACCATCTGCTTCCAGAGGGAATTTTGGCAATGAAGTTATTGATTGTACACCTAGGGTTAGCATTGACGAACACTTTGGGACTTCGCTTGCAGCTACTAAGGATGTTATCTTACCAAGTACGCCTTTGGAGCTCGGACAATTCGTGACAATCATGGGTGAAAAAACAGAGGAGATTGGGAAGGGTAAAGTGTTGTATATGTGA